The Lutibacter profundi region ATGATGAATCAATGGAACGTTATTTAAGAGCTACAAACCGAAATGAAGTTGCTGATGAAGCAAATAAAATTGCTTCATATTTAACAGGTGATGAAGAAGTTTATGAAAACCCAGAGCAGTATTTTGATCAAGTAATTGAAATTAATTTAACAGATTTAAAACCTCATTTAAATGGCCCTTTTACACCAGATTTAACGACGGAAGTTGGTGAAATGACTGAAAAAGCGACTAAAAATGGATGGCCATTAAAAGTAGAGTGGGGATTGATAGGTTCTTGTACTAACTCTTCTTATGAAGATTTATCACGAGCGGCCTCAATTGCTAAGCAAGCTATTGATAAAAAATTAGTTGCAAAAGCTGAGTTTGGCATAAATCCAGGTTCAGAACAAGTTAGATATACAGCTGAACGTGATGGATTATTAAAAATATTTGAAGATTTAGATGCGAAAATTTTCACCAATGCTTGTGGACCTTGTATTGGGCAATGGGCTAGAGAAGGGGCTGATAAGCAAGAAAAAAATACCATAGTTCACTCTTTTAATCGTAATTTTTCTAAAAGAGCAGATGGAAACCCAAATACACATGCTTTTGTAGCTTCTCCATCAATGGTGGCAGCAGTTGCAATCTCTGGGCGATTAGATTTCAATCCAATCACTGATACATTAATCAATCAAAATGGAGAAGAAGTTTTATTAGATGAACCAACAGGTTTTGAATTGCCTCCAAAAGGTTTTGAAGTAGATGATCCAGGATATGTACCTCCAATAGAAGACGGTTCAAAGATTGATATTAATGTAGCTCCTGATTCTAAACGTTTACAGTTGTTAACTCCATTTACACCGTTAGGAAATGATATTAAAGGTGCTAAGTTGCTGATAAAAGCCTATGGCAAATGTACTACAGATCATATTTCTATGGCTGGACCTTGGTTGAGATATAGAGGACATTTAGATAATATTTCAAATAATATGCTTATTGGAGCAATAAATGCTTTTAATAAAGAAACTAACAAAGTTAAGAATCAGTTAACTGGGGAGTATGGACCAGTACCTGATGTTGCTAGAGCATATAAAGCAGCAGGAATTAAATCTATTGTAGTTGGGGATCACAATTATGGTGAAGGATCTTCTCGAGAGCATGCTGCTATGGAGCCTCGTCATTTAGGTGTTGCTGCAGTTATTGTAAAATCATTTGCGCGTATTCATGAAACCAATTTAAAGAAGCAAGGGATGTTAGGATTAACATTTGCAAATGAATTGGATTATGATTTAATTCAAGAAGATGACACTTTTAACTTTTTAGATTTAAATGAATTTGCACCAGGTAAACAATTGACTTTAGAAATTATACACACTGATGGAAGTAAAGATATTATTAAGTTAAATCACACTTACAATGCGGGGCAAATAGAGTGGTATAAAGAAGGTTCTGCATTAAATTTGATTAAAAAGCAAAACGATTAAAAAAAATAAAGTGAAATTATAAAAATAGAATAACTTTAAAGAGGGGTTTTTTACTCCTCTTTTTTTATTTTAAAAACTCATTAATTTAGATTTTTAAAGATATACAGTAAATTATAAACGGTTAGTTTCTAAAAAATAGAATAGGTAAATTAAGTAAAGTGCTTGTAGCCTTACCATTTTTTAAAGCAGGTTTCCAATTAGGCATATTAATAACAACTCTTTTAGCTTCTTTATTTAGAATTTTGTTAACACCTTTAACAATTGCTACATTAGAAATTCTTCCATTTTTTTCAATTTTAAAGCAAACAATAACTTTCCCTCTAGAACTTGAATTTTCTGAATTTCTTGGATATCTAATATTTTTACTTAAATATTTAGCTAATTCTTCATGGCCACCTGGAAACTGAGGTTGGGAATTTATTTTTGTTGAAACTAAATTTAATTCAGAAGTCTTAAATTCCACATTATCATCTATTGAAGCTAGCGTGTTTTGTGCATTTGTTTGTGCAATTAAAAGTATTAGAAATAATGTAGCTGAAATAATTTTCATTTTATGCATATTTAATAATTAGATTTTTAAAAATTCTAATTATAGTTGTTAAATTAATTACTACAAAATTCGCTAATATTTCCATTACCTGATATGATAAATATCACACCATTTTTTATTTTAAATAATATTCACAAAAGAAAACCCGAAAAGAATTAATTCTTTTCGGGTTTTAAAATTATCTTTTTTAGATATTTTTATTTTAGTACAAAATTTAATCTTGCAAAAAGGAAACGTCCACCAATACCAAATTGTTGTGCTCTTCTTGACCAATCAAATCTACCACTACTTCTATTTGTTCCTCCATCAGAGAATGCTAAAGCAGCTCTATCTGGATAAATATCAAACAAGTTGTTAGCACCAACAGTAATAGTTAAAACTTCTGTTGCTTTGTAACCAAAAGATAAATCTGTAACCACTTTAGTTCCAAACACTTGTTGTCTAAGAACATTATTTGTTGCTTCAGTTACTTCACCGAAATAAACATTTCTTAAGAAAATATTATATTTATCTGTTGTTAAACTATGTGATAAATTAATTTTTGTACGAGGTACAGCTTCTTCTAAGTAAACTCTACTTGCCTCATCAAAATAAGTATCAACTTTACCTGCAGCTATTAAAACATCAGATGCTTTTACATTACCAACACGTTTTGTGTTAGAGAAAGTAGCAGCCAAGTCTGTTTTTAATTTAGTACTACCACCCAACATTGCATCATGAGTAATTACAACATCTAAACCTTTTGATTCAGTATCTATTGCGTTTGCAAAGAATGCAGCGGCTCCAGCATTTGCTTGTGCTAATAAGTTATCTAACTCAGTACCTGTTCCAGGGCCAGTAAATCTACCCGTGTATACAACTCTATCATCAATACCAATCCAGTAACCATCAACAGTAAATGTTAAATTTGCGTCAGGTAATTTAGATGTAAATCCTAAACTTAAAGATCTAGAAGTTTCTTCTTTTAATTGAGGAATACCTAATAATTTTGCAGCTCTACTGTCATTAGCAAATGTTCCAACTTCAATTGGATCACCATTTTGATCAAAAATTGTTGAAGTAGAGTTAAAGTTTAATTGGTGTAATGAAGGAGCTCTAAAACCAGTGTTAAATGCAGCTCTAATATTTGTGTTTTCAGTAGCTTTAATTCTAGTTGCTACTTTAAAGTTTAATGTAGAACCAAAATCAGAATAGTCTTCATATCTAGTAGCTAAACTTACTAAAAAGTTTTCAGTAACATCAGCTTCCATATCTAAATAACCAGCAACACTACTTCTACCACGAGATAACTCATTAGCAGGGCTAAATCCTGGGAATACTTGAGATCCACCTGGTCTAGCTCTATCAAAGAAATCTACTGAAGGATTTTGTGAAGGTAAAGTAATTACCTGTCCATCAGCTGTATATTGAGCATAAGAACCCAACTCACCAGCGTATATTTCATAAGTTTCAACTCTATACTCTGCTCCAAAAGCTACGTTAAAACCAGACATTGTATCTTCATAAAATTTACTAATATCTAAATTTGTAGTGTTTTGGGCAAATGAGAATCCACCAGCATCAAAAGTTGTTGGAGATGCACTTTGCATAGAAGCATTAAATGTATTTCCTATAGTATACAAGAATTCGTTTTTACCGTAAGTATTACTAAAATCTACATCCCAATCAGAAACTTTACCCTTTATTCCAACAGAAAAAGATTTATCAGTAATTGCTGAATTAATTTCAGGTAAAAAACCATTGATATAAGCAGGTGTATATGTTCTATTTTGACTAGGAAGTCTGTAAAAACCTGCAGAATTACCAACTCTAGAACTAACTCCAGCAAAAGAGTAAAGTTCAGTACCATCATCATTTAGAGGTAATGAGAAGTTTGCAAAGAAACGACCACCACGTAAAGCAGATTGACCAACTCTCATATTAAAATCACTTCTGGTTAATCCACGTGCAGTTAATTCTGCAGTAGTATTATCAGCAGATAATATACTTTGTAGGTCAGCTTTTGTAGCATTAAGAGGTAGGCCTAATCCTGCAGCATTACCATATTGAATTACGTCAGAAACGTCATCATCTAATAAATTAGTAATATCGTATCCAGCATTGTCTGCAACTCTTTCAACAGTATTATAAAGGTTGAAAATTCCACCTTCAAATTCTTTCATTCTACTGTATTCATCTCTAACATCAAAATCACCAGTAAAGTTAATAAATCCACCTTTGTCTCCTAGTTGTAAACCATAGTTAGCACTTATGTTTGTTGTGTTACCATCGCTACCTCCAGTTTGATCATTTGAATTTTTTGAAAAATAGGCACCATTAGTAACATTTACAGTTAATTCATTGGTACTTCTTTTTAATACAATATTAATTACACCAGCAATGGCATCAGAACCATATTGTGCTGCTGCACCATCACGTAAAACTTCAATACGTTCAATTGAAGCAGCTGGTATAGCATTTAAATCTGTACCAACACTACCACGACCGAATGTTCCATTTACATTAACTAATGAAGAAGTATGCCTTCTTTTACCGTTAATTAAAACTAATACTTGATCTGGACCTAAACCTCTCAAAGAAGCAGGATCAATATGGTCAGTACCATCAGAAATAGTTTGTGTGTTTGATGTAAATGAAGGGGCCACATAATTTAAAATTTGATTTAAATTAATTTGTGGTCCAGCTGTAAGAAGCTCTGTCACATCAATAACATCAACTGGTACTGCAGTATCTACAGCTGTTCTGTTTGGATTTCTAGATCCAACAACAACAACTTCATTCAAAGAAACTCCAGAAACTAAGACAACGTTAAATGTTCTAGTTCCATCCATTTGTAATTTCTTTTCATTAAATCCAACGTATGAAAAAATAAGATTTTCACTGGACTCAACTTTAATAGAGAATTTTCCATCAAAATCAGTAGTAGTTCCCCTTGATGTTCCTTCAATAGTAACAGTAACCCCTGGTAATGGCTGACTATTGGAGTCAGTAACCGTTCCTGTAACTTGATACGATTGCGCATAAATTGCCATCGTAAAAAGCGATAAAATCGCTAAAATAAATTGTCTTTTTTGTTTCATGTATTTTGATTTATGTTAATTAATTCGCCAATATATAACAAAAATTTAACATTTGACGGGTAGTAATGTATCATTTATTACATATTAGTATGTGAAAATGTATATTTAGTATCAAATATATTCAATATTTTTTATTAAGTCATTAATAACGTGTAAATTATTTAATTTAGTTATTTTTGCATACAAAATAAATTTATTTTTTTTTAGAATGCTAAATGTTTATGTATGAACAAATTATTAAATAAAAAAACGATATCTAATATTATTTTTGGTATTGCGGTTGTATTATTATTGTATCCTCCAACGCGAGAGTGGGGTATGAGGCAACTTGCTTTTGCCCCTACCATTAAAAATAACAAAAAAGCTGAATTTGTTAAATCTTACGACTGGAATTTGAGGGGTCTAAATACAAAAGATATTAATTTAAGCGCATTTAAAGGGAAAATTATTTTTGTTAATTTTTGGGCAACATGGTGTCCTCCTTGTAGGGCTGAAATGCCAATGATTCAAAAGTTATATAATG contains the following coding sequences:
- a CDS encoding TlpA family protein disulfide reductase, translated to MNKLLNKKTISNIIFGIAVVLLLYPPTREWGMRQLAFAPTIKNNKKAEFVKSYDWNLRGLNTKDINLSAFKGKIIFVNFWATWCPPCRAEMPMIQKLYNDYKDKVTFIFVTNEDWKTVETFFNKRAFNLPAYNSISTPPEIFLKTNSIPATYLVNKNGAILISKTGAADWNSSKVRNLLDDLLSK
- a CDS encoding TonB-dependent receptor; amino-acid sequence: MKQKRQFILAILSLFTMAIYAQSYQVTGTVTDSNSQPLPGVTVTIEGTSRGTTTDFDGKFSIKVESSENLIFSYVGFNEKKLQMDGTRTFNVVLVSGVSLNEVVVVGSRNPNRTAVDTAVPVDVIDVTELLTAGPQINLNQILNYVAPSFTSNTQTISDGTDHIDPASLRGLGPDQVLVLINGKRRHTSSLVNVNGTFGRGSVGTDLNAIPAASIERIEVLRDGAAAQYGSDAIAGVINIVLKRSTNELTVNVTNGAYFSKNSNDQTGGSDGNTTNISANYGLQLGDKGGFINFTGDFDVRDEYSRMKEFEGGIFNLYNTVERVADNAGYDITNLLDDDVSDVIQYGNAAGLGLPLNATKADLQSILSADNTTAELTARGLTRSDFNMRVGQSALRGGRFFANFSLPLNDDGTELYSFAGVSSRVGNSAGFYRLPSQNRTYTPAYINGFLPEINSAITDKSFSVGIKGKVSDWDVDFSNTYGKNEFLYTIGNTFNASMQSASPTTFDAGGFSFAQNTTNLDISKFYEDTMSGFNVAFGAEYRVETYEIYAGELGSYAQYTADGQVITLPSQNPSVDFFDRARPGGSQVFPGFSPANELSRGRSSVAGYLDMEADVTENFLVSLATRYEDYSDFGSTLNFKVATRIKATENTNIRAAFNTGFRAPSLHQLNFNSTSTIFDQNGDPIEVGTFANDSRAAKLLGIPQLKEETSRSLSLGFTSKLPDANLTFTVDGYWIGIDDRVVYTGRFTGPGTGTELDNLLAQANAGAAAFFANAIDTESKGLDVVITHDAMLGGSTKLKTDLAATFSNTKRVGNVKASDVLIAAGKVDTYFDEASRVYLEEAVPRTKINLSHSLTTDKYNIFLRNVYFGEVTEATNNVLRQQVFGTKVVTDLSFGYKATEVLTITVGANNLFDIYPDRAALAFSDGGTNRSSGRFDWSRRAQQFGIGGRFLFARLNFVLK
- a CDS encoding aconitate hydratase encodes the protein MAFDIEMIKGVYNRMAERVDSARKVVNKPLTLAEKILYNHLWEGNANSAFKRGKDYVNFAPDRIACQDATAQMALLQFMQAGKNKVAVPTTVHCDHLIQAKIGADKDLQTALNNSSEVFNFLASVSNKYGIGFWKPGAGIIHQVVLENYAFPGGMMIGTDSHTVNAGGLGMVAIGVGGADAVDVMAGMPWELKFPKMIGVKLTGKLSGWSAPKDVILKVAGILTTKGGTGCIVEYFGEGAKSISATGKGTICNMGAEIGATTSTFGYDESMERYLRATNRNEVADEANKIASYLTGDEEVYENPEQYFDQVIEINLTDLKPHLNGPFTPDLTTEVGEMTEKATKNGWPLKVEWGLIGSCTNSSYEDLSRAASIAKQAIDKKLVAKAEFGINPGSEQVRYTAERDGLLKIFEDLDAKIFTNACGPCIGQWAREGADKQEKNTIVHSFNRNFSKRADGNPNTHAFVASPSMVAAVAISGRLDFNPITDTLINQNGEEVLLDEPTGFELPPKGFEVDDPGYVPPIEDGSKIDINVAPDSKRLQLLTPFTPLGNDIKGAKLLIKAYGKCTTDHISMAGPWLRYRGHLDNISNNMLIGAINAFNKETNKVKNQLTGEYGPVPDVARAYKAAGIKSIVVGDHNYGEGSSREHAAMEPRHLGVAAVIVKSFARIHETNLKKQGMLGLTFANELDYDLIQEDDTFNFLDLNEFAPGKQLTLEIIHTDGSKDIIKLNHTYNAGQIEWYKEGSALNLIKKQND
- a CDS encoding energy transducer TonB; translation: MKIISATLFLILLIAQTNAQNTLASIDDNVEFKTSELNLVSTKINSQPQFPGGHEELAKYLSKNIRYPRNSENSSSRGKVIVCFKIEKNGRISNVAIVKGVNKILNKEAKRVVINMPNWKPALKNGKATSTLLNLPILFFRN